A single window of Sporosarcina sp. Marseille-Q4943 DNA harbors:
- a CDS encoding flp pilus assembly protein CpaB: MLEAKRRAAIFLLLAFILAAVTGYLVLEKVKELNAELGGMTSIYIAKGSIPSRTPIDISQVTKMDIPNKFVTDSHILSEEEFEHQVSIVPLNPGDIITKNMIKPVSNLQDAKNRLVTMYRTDKIQFDQVLTALDRVDIIVSTNENGKKKTEVFMKDVLVAFAQGTNDNFSGIAVEVTAEEAPRLIHMQNYAEHIRVLKANVGQASSFGDALDKSNGKEELKEEPAGDQSEGQTDGSAENEAESKEGTTDKTEKSSDQKSDDSGE, translated from the coding sequence ATGTTAGAGGCAAAGAGACGCGCGGCGATTTTTTTACTATTGGCCTTCATATTAGCTGCTGTGACAGGTTATCTTGTGCTGGAAAAAGTTAAAGAGTTGAACGCGGAACTAGGTGGAATGACATCGATTTACATAGCGAAAGGGTCCATCCCTTCCCGAACACCAATAGATATTTCACAAGTGACAAAAATGGATATCCCCAATAAGTTCGTGACAGATAGCCATATTCTCTCCGAAGAAGAATTCGAGCATCAAGTATCAATCGTCCCATTGAATCCAGGGGATATCATTACGAAAAACATGATTAAGCCGGTTTCGAATCTGCAAGATGCGAAGAATCGGCTCGTGACGATGTATCGGACGGATAAAATTCAGTTCGATCAAGTGCTGACGGCTTTGGATCGCGTCGATATCATTGTATCAACGAATGAAAATGGAAAGAAAAAGACCGAGGTCTTTATGAAAGACGTGCTGGTCGCATTCGCACAAGGAACGAATGACAATTTTTCCGGTATCGCGGTGGAAGTGACGGCTGAAGAGGCGCCGCGCCTAATACATATGCAAAATTACGCAGAGCATATTCGTGTGTTGAAGGCGAACGTCGGGCAGGCTTCTTCATTTGGTGACGCTCTAGATAAGTCGAATGGGAAGGAAGAACTGAAAGAGGAGCCTGCAGGCGATCAGTCTGAAGGGCAGACAGATGGATCTGCTGAAAATGAAGCAGAGAGTAAGGAAGGCACGACGGATAAAACAGAAAAATCTTCAGATCAGAAATCTGATGACTCAGGTGAATAA
- a CDS encoding AAA family ATPase: MRRLENKLNIMIVSDEEALMSQLKTIAETKSEKVIGVRSNEAVREMNREMAHIVIFGQTEADTSVEVVQMLKIINPNALILFIANESDFGLLRNMTRAGADEFFVFPEESGLFSSRFPNIVKSYAAKKAKNEESATTTFGRGRGKIVSFYSGKGGSGCSLLATSFAQTMKLESSAEVILIDLNGQFGGIETLLSIESNRSLADLQPVIEELNESHIRNVSQTEEHSKMEVLISPCDAEILETLDEEFIAKLLRTCRRTFDYVVVDLPSTINGHVVTAMEESDKIYYVLTPDTPSLKVMKQYEELSERLGLVLTSRMEIALNKLSKNYEVRQKDLKNVLRYPIIASIRQDTKGLQSFINQGQPVRKQAKERKMIPFAKDIRKFARQVAKQ, from the coding sequence GTGAGGCGGTTGGAAAATAAATTGAATATTATGATTGTTTCTGATGAGGAAGCGCTCATGTCGCAGTTGAAGACCATTGCCGAGACGAAATCGGAGAAGGTCATAGGTGTACGTTCTAATGAAGCAGTGAGGGAAATGAATCGGGAGATGGCGCATATCGTCATTTTTGGACAGACGGAAGCCGATACATCGGTCGAAGTCGTTCAAATGCTGAAGATCATCAACCCGAATGCGCTCATCCTGTTCATTGCCAATGAATCCGACTTCGGCTTGCTTCGCAATATGACGAGAGCAGGAGCGGATGAGTTTTTCGTCTTTCCGGAAGAATCGGGTCTATTCTCAAGCAGATTCCCGAATATCGTCAAAAGCTATGCAGCCAAGAAGGCAAAGAATGAGGAGTCGGCAACTACAACGTTCGGTCGCGGAAGAGGGAAAATCGTTTCATTCTATAGCGGAAAAGGGGGGAGCGGCTGTTCATTGCTTGCAACATCTTTTGCACAAACGATGAAGCTCGAGTCATCGGCAGAAGTGATTCTTATCGATTTGAACGGGCAGTTCGGAGGTATCGAAACTTTGCTTTCCATAGAATCGAACCGCTCGCTTGCCGACTTGCAGCCTGTCATCGAGGAGTTGAATGAAAGTCACATTCGGAACGTCTCCCAAACAGAGGAGCATTCCAAAATGGAAGTGCTGATTAGTCCTTGTGATGCTGAAATACTTGAAACACTTGACGAGGAATTCATCGCAAAACTGCTGCGGACGTGCAGACGGACATTCGATTATGTCGTCGTGGATCTGCCTTCCACAATTAATGGGCACGTCGTCACGGCGATGGAGGAGTCGGATAAAATCTATTACGTCCTTACGCCTGACACCCCATCCTTGAAAGTCATGAAGCAATACGAGGAACTGTCCGAAAGGCTAGGGCTTGTGCTAACGAGCCGGATGGAAATCGCTTTGAATAAATTATCGAAGAACTATGAAGTGAGACAGAAGGATTTGAAAAATGTATTGCGTTATCCAATCATCGCTTCCATCAGGCAAGATACGAAAGGTCTTCAATCATTCATCAATCAAGGACAGCCTGTACGGAAGCAAGCCAAGGAGAGGAAGATGATCCCCTTTGCAAAGGATATCCGGAAATTCGCCCGTCAAGTCGCAAAGCAGTAG
- a CDS encoding CpaF family protein, translated as MSSLFERRKEKLAKQNTANYKYENHLVDELVDHYKARLLRDTNLEALTQLSQGEMRLRIEQYVSHFMSEEKVIISRNDKDLLITRILDEAVGYGPLEPLIKDSEITEILINGFDEVYVEKKGRLEMVDVAFRDDEHVRHIVDRIVAPLGRRVDESSPMVDARLPDGSRVNAVIAPVSLSGTLVSIRKFREEPFQMEDLLEFNSLNETMARFLQGVVKGKMNTLISGGTGSGKTTLLNVVAASIPHGERVITIEDSAELRLDRPNVVGMEARPANVEGRGEVTIRNLVRNALRMRPDRIIVGEVRSGEAFDMLQAMNTGHEGSLTTVHANSPADAMRRVESMVIMAGMDLPSTVIREYIVGALDIIIQATRLTDGTRKIISISEVQKNEDDGTFRIVEIFKFKRTGMLEDGTVLGHFTATGEVPACLERLEIFGIHMDESDFRVKEEVAAW; from the coding sequence ATGAGTTCTTTATTCGAACGGCGCAAAGAGAAACTGGCAAAACAGAACACGGCGAATTACAAGTATGAAAATCACCTTGTCGATGAACTCGTCGATCATTACAAAGCGAGGTTGTTGAGGGATACGAATCTGGAGGCGCTCACGCAATTGTCACAAGGTGAAATGCGGCTCCGGATCGAGCAATACGTCTCCCATTTCATGTCCGAAGAGAAAGTGATCATCTCGAGGAATGACAAAGACTTGCTGATCACGAGAATTCTCGACGAAGCGGTCGGATATGGACCGCTAGAACCGCTTATTAAAGACTCTGAAATCACGGAAATCCTCATTAACGGTTTCGACGAAGTGTATGTCGAGAAAAAGGGCCGCCTTGAAATGGTGGATGTCGCCTTCAGGGATGATGAACACGTCCGGCATATCGTCGACCGCATTGTCGCACCACTTGGAAGACGTGTTGACGAAAGCTCCCCGATGGTTGACGCTAGATTGCCTGACGGAAGCCGTGTCAACGCCGTCATCGCACCTGTCAGCCTTTCAGGGACGTTGGTCTCCATCCGGAAATTCCGGGAAGAGCCATTCCAAATGGAAGATCTGCTAGAGTTCAATTCATTGAATGAAACGATGGCGCGCTTTCTGCAAGGTGTCGTAAAAGGGAAGATGAATACACTTATCTCAGGAGGAACCGGCTCCGGGAAGACGACGCTTTTGAATGTCGTCGCTGCTTCCATACCGCATGGAGAACGGGTCATCACGATTGAAGACTCCGCTGAATTGCGCCTTGACCGACCGAATGTCGTCGGCATGGAAGCTCGCCCTGCGAACGTGGAAGGCCGGGGGGAAGTAACGATCCGCAACCTCGTTCGCAACGCCCTACGGATGCGCCCCGACCGGATCATCGTCGGTGAAGTGCGAAGCGGGGAAGCGTTCGACATGCTCCAAGCGATGAATACGGGTCATGAAGGTTCATTGACGACAGTGCATGCGAACTCGCCTGCCGATGCGATGCGGCGTGTCGAATCGATGGTCATCATGGCGGGCATGGATCTGCCATCGACCGTCATTCGTGAATATATCGTCGGAGCGCTCGACATCATCATCCAGGCGACGCGTCTGACGGACGGTACGCGGAAGATCATCTCCATTTCGGAAGTGCAGAAAAATGAGGACGACGGCACGTTCCGAATCGTCGAGATTTTCAAGTTCAAGCGAACCGGCATGCTGGAAGATGGGACCGTACTCGGCCACTTCACGGCAACCGGCGAAGTCCCTGCTTGCCTTGAGAGACTCGAAATTTTTGGCATCCATATGGATGAGTCGGACTTTAGGGTGAAAGAGGAGGTTGCGGCATGGTAG
- a CDS encoding type II secretion system F family protein, producing the protein MVEAFVAAAAVFVFLIAVYFLLDYRKSKREWRKEVEEFYLDGEKRKSVIVLIGTKFDETETAKELEPKLADANIPFTPSEFFGALIVGYMGIVFMLVNMFNLDLMPALLIGLLLIEGARRLLFLLRKNKKKQMLIDQLPEICRILANSTRSGMTLNQGIQLVTQEINEPAKREFKRMAHELSLGIEFQAALRTMEKRIDHKEFQLFAATMLIQKKAGGNLSAVLDEMSQTLDERKLLKQEVKTMTAEQRYVSTLVPVIPIFLVLMMNNIIDGFLDPLFTGIGLILLTFFLFGTVLTFVIVRKITNIRV; encoded by the coding sequence ATGGTAGAAGCATTCGTGGCCGCAGCAGCCGTCTTCGTCTTTCTCATCGCCGTCTATTTTCTGCTCGATTACCGGAAGTCGAAGCGAGAGTGGCGGAAGGAAGTCGAGGAGTTTTACCTCGACGGGGAAAAGCGGAAGAGTGTCATTGTCCTTATCGGAACGAAATTCGATGAGACGGAGACGGCAAAGGAATTGGAGCCGAAGCTTGCTGACGCCAACATCCCATTCACTCCGTCCGAGTTCTTTGGCGCTCTTATTGTCGGGTATATGGGCATCGTTTTCATGCTCGTCAACATGTTCAATTTGGATTTGATGCCTGCTCTGCTAATTGGATTGCTGCTCATTGAAGGGGCTCGAAGACTTTTATTCTTGCTTCGGAAGAACAAGAAGAAGCAGATGCTGATCGACCAACTGCCCGAAATATGCAGGATACTCGCAAACTCGACCCGGTCCGGGATGACGTTGAATCAAGGAATCCAGCTCGTCACGCAGGAAATCAATGAGCCGGCGAAAAGAGAGTTCAAACGGATGGCGCATGAGCTGTCGTTAGGAATTGAATTCCAGGCAGCGCTCCGGACGATGGAGAAACGGATTGATCATAAGGAATTTCAATTGTTCGCAGCAACGATGCTCATTCAGAAAAAGGCGGGGGGCAACTTGTCCGCCGTGCTCGATGAAATGAGCCAGACGCTCGATGAACGAAAGTTGCTCAAGCAGGAAGTGAAGACGATGACTGCGGAACAACGGTACGTCTCCACACTCGTTCCGGTCATTCCGATCTTCTTGGTGCTGATGATGAACAATATCATCGACGGCTTTCTCGATCCTTTGTTTACAGGTATCGGTTTGATTCTGTTGACGTTCTTCCTTTTCGGGACCGTTCTGACATTTGTCATCGTCAGGAAAATTACGAATATCAGGGTGTGA
- a CDS encoding type II secretion system F family protein has protein sequence MDGIIALFTFLVVATIGISLRAYYVYLNEKRNLREEIGESVYIETWTRKKKSKKEKVLERLFKFADDFSDLGQRVNFFSENVEVKKLLIQAGYPYGLTVARFQGLKIFMLIAGFFMGGILFILGFPFSQFMLILMPIAGFGGTVLWLRSKAKKRQEEISYQLPDFLDTMSVTLQAGVGMDQALRDIVHYFEGPVKEEFGRFIQELSVGVPRSEAYKSLLERNDSKEFQILIKSLLQGERLGVPIADTFKQQAEEMRKLKKELIKEKAAKASPKVTLVTTFLVLPSALVLIGGLMIINIFNQNKGIFELFN, from the coding sequence ATGGATGGCATAATTGCATTATTTACGTTTCTAGTTGTAGCAACGATCGGAATCTCCCTGCGAGCTTACTATGTGTATTTGAATGAGAAAAGGAACTTACGTGAAGAAATCGGCGAGTCCGTCTATATAGAAACGTGGACCCGCAAAAAGAAGTCGAAAAAAGAGAAGGTATTGGAAAGGCTGTTCAAGTTTGCGGATGATTTCTCCGATCTTGGGCAGCGTGTCAATTTCTTCAGTGAAAACGTAGAGGTGAAAAAGCTCCTCATACAAGCCGGATATCCGTACGGATTAACGGTCGCCCGTTTTCAAGGGCTGAAAATCTTCATGCTGATCGCAGGATTTTTCATGGGAGGCATTTTATTCATCCTCGGATTTCCGTTCTCACAATTCATGCTAATCCTCATGCCGATTGCAGGGTTCGGAGGAACCGTCCTTTGGCTCAGGTCAAAGGCGAAGAAACGGCAGGAGGAGATTTCTTACCAGCTTCCTGACTTCCTTGACACGATGAGCGTCACTTTGCAGGCGGGAGTCGGGATGGACCAGGCGCTTCGCGACATCGTGCATTATTTCGAAGGCCCCGTTAAAGAGGAATTCGGCCGTTTCATCCAGGAATTGAGCGTAGGGGTTCCACGTTCTGAAGCGTACAAATCATTGCTCGAAAGGAACGACAGCAAAGAGTTCCAAATTCTGATCAAATCACTATTGCAAGGGGAACGCCTCGGTGTTCCGATTGCGGACACATTTAAACAACAAGCCGAAGAGATGAGGAAACTAAAGAAAGAATTGATCAAGGAGAAGGCGGCCAAAGCATCACCGAAAGTGACGTTAGTAACTACTTTCCTCGTGTTGCCTTCTGCCCTCGTCCTAATCGGAGGCTTGATGATTATAAATATATTCAACCAAAACAAAGGGATTTTCGAGTTATTCAACTAA
- a CDS encoding VWA domain-containing protein, translating to MKKVLLHILILSLVAILVACNNNNQQEKDNNPKEPVSLVDSSNENSEIDTAGMEETDTGEDDKEVEATPLPRTLSELAALPSGYTDYLSVTDENDQKKLDELTEGLPDISGNPTDNELNTYYNELLAIFQQGFLGPEEIIAKIKFQALGNPDIENPRMQFKENLNVLVLLDGSGSMGKNIGGQTQMEAAKKAIVQFVGNLPKEANVGLRVYGHKGTGSSTDKAMSCSSSDLLYPIQPYEKNAFKQSLDQVKPAGWTPTELAITEAHKDLANFDGENNTNIVYLVSDGISTCDDDPVEAAKALYDSHITPIINIIGFNVDNDGQKQLKEMAKVVEGTYQDVTDAETLQNELDQTNEIAEKWAKWKEDKEAGLENQRVDNRLEIFMYGADEFGKLVNERQQIGFALQYLYQTKKVMTRDSYKYLTDRNMEYHQWINDEYEELKKSLRETNEMQFNEAIKALEEKYLKNTPD from the coding sequence ATGAAAAAGGTTTTACTACACATACTAATATTATCTCTGGTCGCTATTTTGGTTGCATGCAATAACAACAACCAACAGGAAAAGGATAATAATCCGAAAGAACCTGTTTCATTGGTTGACTCGTCAAATGAAAATAGTGAAATCGATACAGCTGGAATGGAAGAAACTGATACAGGGGAAGATGATAAGGAGGTTGAAGCAACTCCACTTCCTCGCACACTTTCAGAATTAGCGGCTTTACCGTCCGGGTATACAGACTATTTATCTGTTACCGATGAGAATGACCAGAAAAAACTAGATGAATTGACCGAAGGATTGCCGGATATTTCAGGTAACCCGACTGATAATGAGTTGAATACCTATTACAATGAATTGCTAGCAATCTTTCAACAAGGATTTCTAGGACCTGAAGAAATTATTGCGAAAATAAAATTCCAGGCATTAGGTAATCCGGACATAGAAAATCCGCGCATGCAATTTAAAGAGAATTTAAATGTACTTGTCCTTTTAGACGGGTCTGGAAGTATGGGGAAAAATATCGGCGGCCAAACGCAAATGGAAGCGGCGAAAAAGGCAATCGTCCAGTTCGTCGGAAATTTGCCGAAGGAAGCGAATGTCGGCCTTCGTGTCTACGGACATAAAGGGACTGGAAGTTCTACGGATAAAGCGATGTCATGCTCTAGCAGTGACTTGCTCTATCCAATACAGCCATATGAAAAAAATGCATTCAAACAATCTCTCGACCAAGTGAAGCCGGCAGGTTGGACGCCGACTGAGCTTGCCATAACGGAAGCGCATAAGGACTTGGCCAATTTTGATGGGGAAAATAACACGAATATCGTCTATCTTGTCAGTGACGGCATATCGACATGCGATGATGATCCGGTTGAGGCCGCAAAAGCTTTGTATGATTCCCATATTACACCGATTATTAATATTATCGGCTTTAATGTGGATAATGATGGGCAAAAACAGTTGAAAGAAATGGCAAAAGTGGTTGAGGGTACTTATCAAGACGTAACAGATGCTGAAACACTTCAAAACGAATTAGATCAGACAAATGAAATTGCGGAAAAGTGGGCTAAGTGGAAAGAGGATAAGGAAGCCGGACTTGAAAACCAGCGAGTGGATAATAGGTTGGAAATTTTTATGTATGGTGCAGATGAGTTTGGTAAATTAGTAAATGAAAGACAGCAAATCGGGTTTGCTTTACAGTATTTATACCAAACGAAAAAAGTAATGACGAGAGATAGCTATAAATATTTAACTGACCGAAACATGGAATATCATCAATGGATAAATGATGAATATGAAGAACTTAAAAAATCATTACGCGAAACAAATGAAATGCAATTTAATGAGGCGATTAAAGCATTGGAAGAAAAATATTTGAAAAACACTCCTGACTAA
- a CDS encoding pilus assembly protein, translating to MSIEFLGILPFYFLFFLLLWQVVASGYAVLSLKSAANDGAQVYALTGDYWDAVDAVNESIGDSSLLTNPLVTVTSGGGDGLFDFKISARHPLVFIPEKWKSTMSVSIDSKAAGKVMLK from the coding sequence ATGAGCATCGAGTTCCTAGGCATACTCCCTTTTTACTTTCTGTTTTTCCTATTGCTGTGGCAAGTTGTTGCTTCAGGTTACGCGGTGCTCAGCCTGAAATCCGCGGCGAACGACGGTGCACAAGTGTATGCTTTGACGGGCGATTATTGGGATGCGGTCGATGCTGTGAATGAATCGATCGGCGACAGCAGCCTGCTCACAAACCCGCTTGTCACTGTAACATCAGGTGGTGGGGACGGGCTATTCGACTTTAAGATTTCAGCGAGGCATCCTCTTGTGTTCATCCCCGAAAAGTGGAAGTCGACCATGTCGGTTTCCATTGACTCTAAGGCTGCAGGTAAGGTGATGCTGAAGTGA
- a CDS encoding pilus assembly protein TadG-related protein, whose protein sequence is MKYVDNERGSGLVYMLWIMVSSIVICVIVLNIAKVYAVKQQAANATQLAALAGTSVLVNAGKDAIEAFDQLSEAEDVILQLEVDDGKSVGELVDEKAQEYRNQGLARDIAYINSMNDILTPRMAAYGLLKSLVYDQIKVSNGKFNQTVRDVVKKNGGNEERIEVSFTSDFRVEVEADVTYESITDTAEEYIKEMTKEVPQKGYGPSLLFLKDVTGGE, encoded by the coding sequence GTGAAGTATGTGGATAACGAACGTGGAAGCGGCCTAGTGTACATGCTCTGGATCATGGTGTCATCAATCGTTATTTGCGTCATCGTTTTGAATATCGCGAAGGTGTATGCCGTGAAGCAACAAGCTGCAAATGCCACGCAACTCGCTGCACTTGCAGGAACGTCTGTGTTGGTCAATGCCGGGAAGGATGCGATAGAAGCATTCGATCAACTATCGGAAGCTGAAGACGTGATATTGCAATTAGAGGTTGATGACGGAAAATCAGTTGGTGAGCTTGTTGACGAAAAGGCTCAAGAATATCGGAATCAAGGATTGGCGCGAGACATTGCATATATCAATTCGATGAATGATATCCTGACGCCAAGGATGGCTGCTTATGGTTTATTAAAATCACTTGTGTACGATCAAATTAAAGTTTCTAATGGAAAATTCAACCAGACGGTGCGCGATGTAGTCAAGAAAAACGGAGGCAATGAGGAACGGATCGAAGTTTCATTCACATCTGATTTCCGTGTCGAAGTGGAAGCCGACGTCACATACGAATCGATTACGGACACCGCCGAGGAATACATCAAAGAAATGACAAAAGAAGTCCCGCAAAAAGGCTACGGCCCTTCCTTGTTATTTTTAAAAGACGTTACGGGTGGCGAATGA
- a CDS encoding cytochrome P450, giving the protein MSIPVDKGFDHTFNLLTEGYHFMRNRFAELGTDIFETRLMGKKMICMKGPEAVRLFYDTSRFQRSGAVPKRIQKSLFGEGGVQTLDGTAHQVRKMMFLSLMTEAGIRRVHQLTLEQWRLQASQWKSSQEVILFDEAEEVLCRVACLWAGVPLKESEVSKRAYDLGALIDAFGGVGPRYREGRKARERTEEWIRSLIEKYRSVAVEGVDHALEVIATHRDENGQLLDAQIAAVELISVIRPIVAVARFIVFSALALHEFPQHRLSLRADDEFLEAFSQEVRRYYPFTPFLGAMVRQDFEWRGYQFHKGDTVLVDIYGTNHDSKSWNNPDLFNPKRFLEETVTPYNFVPQGGGDPAQGHRCPGEDVTVAIMKASLSFLVNELDYSVVKGQDLSINLTRMPTLPASRMIIKIT; this is encoded by the coding sequence ATGTCAATACCCGTGGATAAAGGCTTTGATCATACTTTTAATTTATTGACGGAAGGCTATCATTTTATGAGGAATCGGTTCGCTGAACTTGGAACCGATATTTTTGAGACGCGATTGATGGGGAAGAAGATGATTTGTATGAAAGGCCCGGAGGCAGTAAGGCTGTTCTATGATACATCCCGTTTCCAACGATCCGGAGCAGTTCCGAAGCGGATTCAGAAGTCTCTTTTTGGGGAAGGCGGTGTGCAGACGCTCGATGGAACGGCTCACCAAGTCCGAAAGATGATGTTTTTATCACTTATGACAGAGGCGGGGATAAGGCGGGTTCACCAATTGACCTTGGAGCAATGGAGATTGCAGGCAAGTCAATGGAAGAGCAGTCAGGAAGTCATATTATTCGATGAGGCTGAAGAGGTCCTATGCCGGGTCGCCTGTTTGTGGGCTGGTGTGCCGCTGAAAGAATCGGAAGTATCGAAACGGGCTTACGATTTGGGAGCTTTGATCGATGCGTTTGGAGGAGTCGGGCCGAGATATCGGGAAGGACGTAAAGCACGGGAACGGACTGAGGAATGGATCCGCTCCTTGATCGAAAAGTACCGTTCGGTGGCTGTCGAAGGTGTCGATCATGCACTCGAGGTTATCGCAACGCATCGAGATGAAAATGGACAATTGTTGGATGCACAAATTGCAGCGGTCGAATTGATCAGCGTCATCCGTCCGATCGTAGCGGTTGCTCGGTTTATCGTCTTTAGCGCACTTGCTCTTCATGAATTTCCACAGCACCGCTTATCATTACGTGCCGATGATGAATTTTTGGAAGCTTTCTCCCAGGAAGTCCGCCGTTATTACCCGTTCACGCCATTCCTAGGTGCGATGGTCCGGCAAGATTTTGAATGGAGAGGTTATCAATTCCATAAGGGCGATACGGTGCTCGTTGATATTTATGGTACGAATCACGATTCGAAGAGTTGGAATAATCCTGATCTGTTCAATCCGAAACGTTTTTTGGAAGAGACAGTGACACCTTATAATTTCGTGCCACAAGGCGGCGGAGATCCTGCACAGGGCCACCGCTGTCCAGGGGAAGATGTAACCGTCGCAATCATGAAGGCAAGCTTGTCCTTTCTTGTAAATGAGTTGGACTACTCCGTTGTCAAAGGCCAAGATTTGTCGATCAATTTAACTCGCATGCCGACCCTACCAGCAAGTCGGATGATCATAAAAATAACATAA
- a CDS encoding LCP family protein, whose product MAEIQKKSYRKLLWLAGGVACLLLIGIACYALFFVNELTETAKQIHEPMERVFSEKRDDPIMFKEKDPFSVLVLGVDERKGDKGRSDTMIVLTVNPTLQSTKMVSIPRDTYGDIVGMGFEDKLNHAYAYGGIEMSLATVEHFLDIPIDYVIQVNMESFKEIIDAVGGVSVMNSLDFTVDEHSFPQGEITLDGEEALAFVRMRMDDPRGDFGRQDRQKQVIQGILQKGSKLSSLMKYKSIFEAIGNNVRTNMTFEEMVEVQKNYRDAAKSVDQIKFEKGEGKRMDGIWYYMMNPRELEDVKVELKAHLEMD is encoded by the coding sequence ATGGCGGAAATCCAGAAAAAATCGTATAGGAAGTTGTTATGGTTGGCGGGAGGTGTTGCTTGCCTTCTATTGATTGGCATCGCTTGCTATGCGCTATTCTTTGTGAATGAACTGACGGAAACGGCGAAACAGATCCATGAGCCAATGGAGCGCGTTTTCTCGGAAAAAAGGGATGATCCGATCATGTTTAAAGAGAAAGATCCCTTCTCCGTTCTCGTTTTAGGAGTAGATGAGAGGAAAGGCGACAAAGGCCGCTCTGATACGATGATCGTCCTGACAGTCAATCCAACGCTTCAATCTACAAAAATGGTGAGCATCCCGCGGGATACATACGGAGATATTGTCGGGATGGGATTTGAAGATAAGCTGAATCATGCCTATGCATATGGCGGAATCGAAATGTCACTCGCCACAGTGGAACATTTTCTCGACATTCCAATAGACTATGTCATCCAAGTGAATATGGAAAGCTTCAAGGAGATCATTGACGCGGTCGGTGGTGTGTCTGTCATGAATTCGCTCGATTTCACTGTTGATGAACATTCATTTCCGCAAGGTGAAATCACACTAGATGGAGAAGAGGCCCTCGCCTTTGTACGGATGCGAATGGATGACCCGCGCGGCGATTTCGGTCGGCAAGATAGGCAGAAGCAAGTCATCCAAGGAATCTTACAAAAAGGCTCTAAGCTCTCAAGTTTAATGAAATATAAGAGCATTTTTGAAGCGATTGGCAACAACGTACGGACGAATATGACGTTCGAAGAAATGGTGGAAGTGCAAAAAAATTACCGGGACGCTGCGAAATCCGTTGATCAAATCAAGTTCGAAAAAGGCGAAGGGAAACGAATGGACGGAATTTGGTACTATATGATGAATCCTCGTGAGCTCGAAGATGTAAAGGTAGAGCTGAAGGCACATTTAGAAATGGATTAA